A region of Saimiri boliviensis isolate mSaiBol1 chromosome 8, mSaiBol1.pri, whole genome shotgun sequence DNA encodes the following proteins:
- the TMEM39A gene encoding transmembrane protein 39A isoform X2: MPGGRRGPSRQQLSRSALPSLQTLVGGGCGSGTGLRNRNGSAIGLPVPPITALITPGPVRHCQIPDLPVDGSLLFEFLFFIYLLVALFIQYINIYKTVWWYPYNHPASCTSLNFHLIDYHLAAFITVMLARRLVWALISEATKAGAASMIHYMLLISARLVLLTLCGWVLCWTLVNLFRSHSVLNLLFLGYPFGVYVPLCCFHQDSRAHLLLTDYNYVVQHQAVEESASTVGGLAKSKDFLSLLLESLKEQFNNATPIPTHSCPLSPDLIRNEVECLKADFNHRIKEVLFNSLFSAYYVAFLPLCFVKSTQYYDMRWSCEHLIMVWINAFVMLTTQLLPSKYCDLLHKSAAHLGKWQKLEHGSYSNAPQHILAQAFKPRN; this comes from the exons GAATGGTAGTGCTATTGGCCTTCCAGTCCCACCTATCACAGCCTTAATCACCCCAGGTCCTGTTCGTCATTGCCAGATTCCTGACTTGCCCGTGGATGGGAGCCTGCtctttgaattcctttttttcaTCTACCTATTGGTTGCTCTTTTCATTCAATATATCAACATTTATAAAACTGTGTGGTGGTATCCTTACAATCATCCTGCTTCTTGTACATCACTG AATTTTCATCTCATTGATTATCATCTGGCAGCATTCATCACAGTGATGCTTGCAAGGAGGCTTGTATGGGCTCTCATCTCAGAG GCTACTAAAGCAGGTGCAGCATCAATGATTCACTACATGCTTCTGATATCAGCTCGCTTAGTACTGCTCACTTTGTGTGGATGGGTACTTTGTTGGACCCTCGTCAATCTCTTTCGAAGCCATTCAGTCCTCAATCTCCTTTTTCTTGGCTACCC GTTTGGTGTTTATGTTCCTCTCTGCTGTTTTCATCAAGATAGTAGAGCTCATCTTCTTCTCACAGACTATAACTATGTGGTTCAGCACCAGGCAGTAGAGGAAAGTGCCTCGACGGTGGGAGGCTTGGCCAAATCCAAAGACTTTCTCTCTTTGTTGCTGGAGTCTCTAAAAGAACAGTTTAATAATGCCACACCCATCCCCACCCACAGTTGCCCCTTATCTCCAGACCTCATTCGCAATGAAGTAGAATGTCTGAAAGCAGATTTCAACCACAGAATCAAGGAGGTTCTCTTCAACTCTCTCTTCAGTGCCTACTATGTTGCATTTCTCCCCCTGTGTTTTGTGAAG AGTACCCAGTACTATGACATGCGCTGGTCATGCGAGCACCTCATTATGGTGTGGATCAATGCTTTTGTCATGCTCACCACGCAACTGTTGCCATCCAAATACTGTGATTTGCTACATAAATCAGCTGCTCACCTGGGCAAGTGGCAGAAGCTGGAACATGGGTCCTACAGTAATGCTCCACAGCACAT ATTAGCACAGGCCTTCAAGCCCAGGAACTGA
- the TMEM39A gene encoding transmembrane protein 39A isoform X1 — protein MPGGRRGPSRQQLSRSALPSLQTLVGGGCGSGTGLRNRNGSAIGLPVPPITALITPGPVRHCQIPDLPVDGSLLFEFLFFIYLLVALFIQYINIYKTVWWYPYNHPASCTSLNFHLIDYHLAAFITVMLARRLVWALISEATKAGAASMIHYMLLISARLVLLTLCGWVLCWTLVNLFRSHSVLNLLFLGYPFGVYVPLCCFHQDSRAHLLLTDYNYVVQHQAVEESASTVGGLAKSKDFLSLLLESLKEQFNNATPIPTHSCPLSPDLIRNEVECLKADFNHRIKEVLFNSLFSAYYVAFLPLCFVKSTQYYDMRWSCEHLIMVWINAFVMLTTQLLPSKYCDLLHKSAAHLGKWQKLEHGSYSNAPQHIWSENTIWPQGVLVRHSRCLYRAMGPYNVAVPSDVSHARFYFLFHRPLRLLNLLILIEGSVVFYQLYSLLRSEKWNHTLSMALILFCNYYVLFKLLRDRIVLGRAYSYPLNSYELKAN, from the exons GAATGGTAGTGCTATTGGCCTTCCAGTCCCACCTATCACAGCCTTAATCACCCCAGGTCCTGTTCGTCATTGCCAGATTCCTGACTTGCCCGTGGATGGGAGCCTGCtctttgaattcctttttttcaTCTACCTATTGGTTGCTCTTTTCATTCAATATATCAACATTTATAAAACTGTGTGGTGGTATCCTTACAATCATCCTGCTTCTTGTACATCACTG AATTTTCATCTCATTGATTATCATCTGGCAGCATTCATCACAGTGATGCTTGCAAGGAGGCTTGTATGGGCTCTCATCTCAGAG GCTACTAAAGCAGGTGCAGCATCAATGATTCACTACATGCTTCTGATATCAGCTCGCTTAGTACTGCTCACTTTGTGTGGATGGGTACTTTGTTGGACCCTCGTCAATCTCTTTCGAAGCCATTCAGTCCTCAATCTCCTTTTTCTTGGCTACCC GTTTGGTGTTTATGTTCCTCTCTGCTGTTTTCATCAAGATAGTAGAGCTCATCTTCTTCTCACAGACTATAACTATGTGGTTCAGCACCAGGCAGTAGAGGAAAGTGCCTCGACGGTGGGAGGCTTGGCCAAATCCAAAGACTTTCTCTCTTTGTTGCTGGAGTCTCTAAAAGAACAGTTTAATAATGCCACACCCATCCCCACCCACAGTTGCCCCTTATCTCCAGACCTCATTCGCAATGAAGTAGAATGTCTGAAAGCAGATTTCAACCACAGAATCAAGGAGGTTCTCTTCAACTCTCTCTTCAGTGCCTACTATGTTGCATTTCTCCCCCTGTGTTTTGTGAAG AGTACCCAGTACTATGACATGCGCTGGTCATGCGAGCACCTCATTATGGTGTGGATCAATGCTTTTGTCATGCTCACCACGCAACTGTTGCCATCCAAATACTGTGATTTGCTACATAAATCAGCTGCTCACCTGGGCAAGTGGCAGAAGCTGGAACATGGGTCCTACAGTAATGCTCCACAGCACAT TTGGTCAGAAAATACAATATGGCCTCAAGGGGTGCTGGTGCGGCACAGCAGATGTTTATATAGAGCCATGGGGCCTTACAACGTTGCAGTGCCTTCAGATGTATCCCATGCCCGCTTTTAT TTCTTATTTCATCGACCATTAAGGCTGTTAAATCTACTTATCCTTATTGAGGGCAGTGTCGTCTTCTACCAGCTTTATTCCTTGCTGCGGTCGGAGAAGTGGAACCACACACTTTCCATGGCTCTCATCCTTTTCTGCAACtactatgttttatttaaacttcTCCGGGACAGAATAGTATTAGGCAGGGCATACTCCTACCCACTCAACAGTTATGAACTCAAGGCAAATTAA